One Panicum virgatum strain AP13 chromosome 3N, P.virgatum_v5, whole genome shotgun sequence DNA segment encodes these proteins:
- the LOC120663642 gene encoding uncharacterized protein LOC120663642 isoform X2: MVVQVTKVPRLAAWPKIWKASKPTGDSIGLYFFPHEMRHDEELDQLVKEVINKDLVLRAVIDEAEMLIFPSVLLPERHQTLQTKHYLWAAFKAKEDKGAVPVEQEEDKEKHVSIQLADVQSEESDQETILMKCDKPLVNQQLPANIIQEVETCCIQRPTNLHLGREAPEEKRLMRESSYGFGTSAATSVATDATTVANAATFPSEATSFATNTSPVPANHGPISPSMEALPCSSSVFHIVVRQTQDPEPKVQQFIQDMEREGLLVAVMQGEVIGPG, encoded by the exons ATG GTGGTTCAAGTGACAAAGGTTCCTAGATTGGCAGCATGGCCCAAGATATGGAAGGCATCAAAACCCACTGGTGACAGCATTGGATTGTATTTCTTCCCTCATGAAATGAG GCATGATGAAGAACTAGATCAACTAGTTAAGGAAGTCATTAATAAAGATTTGGTCTTGCGAGCTGTTATTGATGAAGCCGAGATGCTGATATTCCCATCTGTTCTACTACCTGAACGACATCAGA CATTGCAAACAAAACACTACCTATGGGCGGCATTCAAGGCAAAGGAGGATAAAGGTGCTGTACCTGTAGAACAGGAAGAAGACAAGGAAAAACATGTTTCAATCCAGCTAGCTGACGTACAATCTGAAGAGTCAGATCAAGAAACGATTTTGATGAAATGTGACAAACCGTTGGTGAACCAGCAGTTGCCTGCTAATATCATTCAAGAAGTTGAAACTTGCTGCATTCAAAGGCCAACCAACCTGCACCTTGGACGTGAAGCTCCTGAAGAAAAGAGACTGATGAGAGAATCATCTTATGGTTTCGGCACCAGTGCAGCTACTTCTGTTGCTACTGATGCCACCACAGTTGCTAATGCTGCTACCTTTCCCTCTGAAGCTACTTCGTTTGCTACTAATACATCTCCCGTTCCTGCAAATCATGGACCCATCAGTCCAAGCATGGAAGCTCTCCCGTGCAGCAGCAGTGTCTTCCATATTGTTGTCCGACAAACTCAGGATCCTGAGCCAAAAGTCCAGCAATTTATCCAGGATATGGAACGTGAAGGTTTACTGGTAGCTGTTATGCAGGGAGAGGTAATTGGTCCCGGCTAG
- the LOC120663642 gene encoding uncharacterized protein LOC120663642 isoform X1 has translation MNFDLTSKMNDQSQPGRSNFGPRLKLVDQLPLRKSKGRFRSKPMLKIDKDCQNYQANLKYMNICKRKRNAHDQRANVAKQLTKKNPPKDREVGPWNALVPKNCESKHSRQLTTLSLENSLNLSRMDFKCSKTSRDQNIASKKMKMAALPKSKNDSNATSGCLEQSHHMDSSFPTQLKVIAGLVHNANNVETSNLNNSALVSRSEGRSNPYQGEYIKVGMDGTKKLNHVKKRRVSRKSNTPMASRFFVVDSNGSNKEKGSQHEVMTKEKGMIGRTSEATSNGHKQTGTTKKNEVPNSSSLLVGKKRVQGFGDNFGDNVKNHSRLQSNNASFMEGRNYAIVSSKHMLPNEFTKTNLKLPNRNKLVGGNGKTNDNKCRRKQPLLEEMLDAHGGIGSDGAVQHDLTCRSMKRWRCIEDNEDEEDSGGDQCAMVFEHVEGVHLENLTAVSIMKQRRCTETNEGKVDSGYQNPFDVENDCEGVQRSGTYKSKKKRRKYIETSEYEDEMCDQHQVCVEGGTNELTQADISKHCVQQSHCCSKPIDKPRWSGIFKIDGKECISLTGYFSTKSCEKVRKLLLPQVVQVTKVPRLAAWPKIWKASKPTGDSIGLYFFPHEMRHDEELDQLVKEVINKDLVLRAVIDEAEMLIFPSVLLPERHQTLQTKHYLWAAFKAKEDKGAVPVEQEEDKEKHVSIQLADVQSEESDQETILMKCDKPLVNQQLPANIIQEVETCCIQRPTNLHLGREAPEEKRLMRESSYGFGTSAATSVATDATTVANAATFPSEATSFATNTSPVPANHGPISPSMEALPCSSSVFHIVVRQTQDPEPKVQQFIQDMEREGLLVAVMQGEVIGPG, from the exons ATGAATTTTGATTTGACCTCAAAGATGAATGATCAAAGCCAACCAGGCCGATCCAACTTTGGTCCGCGGTTGAAGTTGGTAGATCAATTGCCTTTGAGGAAATCAAAAGGTAGGTTTAGATCCAAGCCTATGTTGAAAATTGATAAGGATTGCCAGAACTATCAAGCAAATTTGAAatatatgaatatatgcaaGCGCAAGCGCAATGCGCATGATCAACGAGCAAACGTTGCGAAACAACTAACCAAAAAAAATCCTCCCAAAGATAGAGAAGTTGGGCCATGGAATGCTTTGGTACCAAAGAATTGCGAATCAAAGCATTCAAGGCAACTGACTACCTTAAGCCTAGAGAATAGCTTGAATCTTTCTCGAATGGATTTCAAGTGCTCCAAGACCTCTAGAGATCAAAATATAGCTTCGAAAAAAATGAAGATGGCGGCCCTTCCGAAGTCAAAGAATGACTCAAACGCCACATCGGGGTGTTTGGAGCAATCTCACCATATGGATAGTTCATTTCCAACTCAGTTGAAGGTGATAGCAGGTTTAGTTCACAATGCAAACAATGTTGAGACATCAAATCTAAACAATAGTGCCTTGGTTTCACGGTCCGAGGGTCGATCAAATCCTTATCAAGGAGAATACATCAAAGTTGGGATGGATGGCACAAAAAAATTGAATCATGTAAAGAAGAGAAGAGTTTCAAGAAAATCAAACACCCCAATGGCAAGTAGGTTTTTTGTTGTTGACAGCAATGGCTCAAACAAGGAGAAGGGAAGTCAACATGAAGTTATGACCAAAGAAAAGGGAATGATAGGCCGTACAAGTGAAGCCACTAGCAATGGTCATAAGCAGACAGGCACAACAAAGAAAAATGAAGTTCCGAATTCAAGCTCATTGTTGGTTGGCAAGAAACGCGTGCAAGGCTTCGGGGATAATTTCGGAGATAATGTTAAGAATCATTCTAGACTCCAAAGCAATAATGCATCATTCATGGAAGGTCGCAATTATGCAATAGTTTCTTCCAAACATATGCTTCCGAATGAGTTTACAAAAACAAACTTGAAGTTGCCTAATAGGAACAAACTTGTTGGAGGCAATGGGAAGACTAATGACAACAAGTGTAGGAGGAAACAACCATTGTTAGAAGAAATGCTTGATGCACATGGTGGTATTGGTAGTGATGGAGCCGTACAACATGATCTAACTTGTAGGTCAATGAAGAGGTGGAGATGCATTGAAGAcaatgaagatgaagaagataGTGGCGGTGATCAATGTGCCATGGTTTTTGAACATGTCGAAGGTGTCCACCTGGAGAATTTGACTGCAGTGTCAATTATGAAGCAGAGAAGATGTACAGAAACAAATGAAGGCAAAGTTGATAGTGGTTATCAAAACCCATTTGAcgttgaaaatgattgtgaaggAGTTCAGCGATCGGGGACTTATAAGTCGAAGAAGAAACGGAGAAAATACATTGAAACAAGCGAATATGAAGATGAGATGTGTGACCAGCATCAAGTGTGTGTTGAAGGTGGTACCAATGAGTTGACACAAGCTGATATTTCAAAGCATTGTGTCCAGCAAAGCCATTGTTGCTCAAAGCCTATTGACAAACCTAGATGGAG TGGAATCTTTAAGATAGATGGTAAGGAATGCATATCATTGACTGGATATTTCTCAACCAAGTCATGTGAGAAAGTGCGGAAATTGTTATTGCCGCAGGTGGTTCAAGTGACAAAGGTTCCTAGATTGGCAGCATGGCCCAAGATATGGAAGGCATCAAAACCCACTGGTGACAGCATTGGATTGTATTTCTTCCCTCATGAAATGAG GCATGATGAAGAACTAGATCAACTAGTTAAGGAAGTCATTAATAAAGATTTGGTCTTGCGAGCTGTTATTGATGAAGCCGAGATGCTGATATTCCCATCTGTTCTACTACCTGAACGACATCAGA CATTGCAAACAAAACACTACCTATGGGCGGCATTCAAGGCAAAGGAGGATAAAGGTGCTGTACCTGTAGAACAGGAAGAAGACAAGGAAAAACATGTTTCAATCCAGCTAGCTGACGTACAATCTGAAGAGTCAGATCAAGAAACGATTTTGATGAAATGTGACAAACCGTTGGTGAACCAGCAGTTGCCTGCTAATATCATTCAAGAAGTTGAAACTTGCTGCATTCAAAGGCCAACCAACCTGCACCTTGGACGTGAAGCTCCTGAAGAAAAGAGACTGATGAGAGAATCATCTTATGGTTTCGGCACCAGTGCAGCTACTTCTGTTGCTACTGATGCCACCACAGTTGCTAATGCTGCTACCTTTCCCTCTGAAGCTACTTCGTTTGCTACTAATACATCTCCCGTTCCTGCAAATCATGGACCCATCAGTCCAAGCATGGAAGCTCTCCCGTGCAGCAGCAGTGTCTTCCATATTGTTGTCCGACAAACTCAGGATCCTGAGCCAAAAGTCCAGCAATTTATCCAGGATATGGAACGTGAAGGTTTACTGGTAGCTGTTATGCAGGGAGAGGTAATTGGTCCCGGCTAG
- the LOC120663642 gene encoding uncharacterized protein LOC120663642 isoform X3 has product MRHDEELDQLVKEVINKDLVLRAVIDEAEMLIFPSVLLPERHQTLQTKHYLWAAFKAKEDKGAVPVEQEEDKEKHVSIQLADVQSEESDQETILMKCDKPLVNQQLPANIIQEVETCCIQRPTNLHLGREAPEEKRLMRESSYGFGTSAATSVATDATTVANAATFPSEATSFATNTSPVPANHGPISPSMEALPCSSSVFHIVVRQTQDPEPKVQQFIQDMEREGLLVAVMQGEVIGPG; this is encoded by the exons ATGAG GCATGATGAAGAACTAGATCAACTAGTTAAGGAAGTCATTAATAAAGATTTGGTCTTGCGAGCTGTTATTGATGAAGCCGAGATGCTGATATTCCCATCTGTTCTACTACCTGAACGACATCAGA CATTGCAAACAAAACACTACCTATGGGCGGCATTCAAGGCAAAGGAGGATAAAGGTGCTGTACCTGTAGAACAGGAAGAAGACAAGGAAAAACATGTTTCAATCCAGCTAGCTGACGTACAATCTGAAGAGTCAGATCAAGAAACGATTTTGATGAAATGTGACAAACCGTTGGTGAACCAGCAGTTGCCTGCTAATATCATTCAAGAAGTTGAAACTTGCTGCATTCAAAGGCCAACCAACCTGCACCTTGGACGTGAAGCTCCTGAAGAAAAGAGACTGATGAGAGAATCATCTTATGGTTTCGGCACCAGTGCAGCTACTTCTGTTGCTACTGATGCCACCACAGTTGCTAATGCTGCTACCTTTCCCTCTGAAGCTACTTCGTTTGCTACTAATACATCTCCCGTTCCTGCAAATCATGGACCCATCAGTCCAAGCATGGAAGCTCTCCCGTGCAGCAGCAGTGTCTTCCATATTGTTGTCCGACAAACTCAGGATCCTGAGCCAAAAGTCCAGCAATTTATCCAGGATATGGAACGTGAAGGTTTACTGGTAGCTGTTATGCAGGGAGAGGTAATTGGTCCCGGCTAG
- the LOC120663643 gene encoding uncharacterized protein LOC120663643 — MRTVCEVCGDIGFEHLMVCCSDCKGSSTHRYCSDKVLFDGALADCWFCYDCQQKHGEDPCSGSIDKVSSEKKPGYAHFCDLENQPITKRSGSARDDAAAGRNGKSNPYMKKIKSLRKIYSPEKNSPWKKSTEKKSSVRPMGNCTNRKGRNATSIGRTSEKVLPCETIGTESAKSNNGENSQINNEDYSVHPWNNVKQPYPVIVNCLGFKLGDIDLLKMRRGRKPKISQSVTAPLKGFAVMEKNSILGSKNRKPSSPTSGRGNSANEKSGDKLNCMDSGADSSFKPRDHDDLTDHPDPLGCKNTKVNSVEDNRNSGGEHQNTYQAASLPLPTNNKCQVHGGNRNVIDYVALEREDEEIRPQQDCRVSTELQQRIITANVTQPSSLENGVADKVTLHSSNMGVLPERNNCTPSEHIENENQMEYQSEKSKLLDPAKSILANTATEEEISNPVQNFGKKKPRKRRKLILLNDDDNEEKNVDVQLENVSPRSLKNDGPMMKHRVANEYHVEAAALTGDFRNQNPNNGRPVKKQRGYINFNKDEDAVVGAANSDFALDDVTNYALNDGTNMALENVVANDHCLQSRMISNSESTDLYIYSQPADEPIRSVVLMVNSDVSVKMDVHLSNKACQKVWEFSKSLQQVLEVEKVPSLQVRPKRWRSSGPTHDCIGLFFFPHSFRPDEVSNKLMREIIESDSALKSTVGVADLLIFPSTILPEQNHLYQGKHYLWGTFERRKDMSDKGVVAREQDGSTCAEEECRQQEHKFFDQQDGSRELQEQHKPSDQDTTVVNHVESQQLVVKFDSEAQMEAMKIPIVGSNSSMHSEQTNQHEGITSSPEFNAPNAAQPSAEGDHRQSCSGSDPPTTKLFGILIAETPRARLLFQEMASEGTLVFPVQEETVIADYTSTCSIAGIGSGLNPDYQHLLERSQPFDFISTGLNEPPQADVVASDGCLELFPVRKEQIGWAPGAEARSMEVDLELSLSVPSQPTPVFQV; from the exons ATACTGTTCGGACAAAGTTCTTTTTGATGGAGCATTAGCAGACTGCTGGTTCTGTTATGACTGCCAACAAAAGCATGGTGAAGATCCTTGCAGCGGATCTATAGATAAGGTGTCTAGTGAAAAGAAGCCAGGTTATGCTCATTTTTGTGATTTAGAGAACCAGCCAATTACCAAAAGATCAGGGTCAGCAAGGGATGATGCAGCGGCAGGGAGAAACGGAAAAAGCAATCCATACATGAAAAAAATTAAGTCTCTCAGAAAAATATATTCTCCAGAAAAGAATTCTCCATGGAAGAAAAGCACTGAAAAGAAGTCCAGTGTGCGACCAATGGGCAACTGCACCAATAGAAAAGGGCGCAATGCTACAAGTATTGGGCGTACAAGTGAAAAGGTATTACCTTGTGAAACTATTGGGACTGAGTCAGCTAAGAGCAACAATGGTGAGAACTCGCAGATCAACAATGAAGACTACTCTGTTCACCCATGGAACAATGTTAAGCAGCCTTACCCTGTGATTGTGAATTGCTTGGGTTTTAAATTAGGAGATATTGATCTCTTGAAAATGAGGAGAGGTCGCAAACCGAAGATCTCCCAATCAGTAACAGCACCACTCAAAGGATTTGCTGTCATGGAGAAGAATTCTATTTTAGGATCAAAGAATCGAAAGCCTTCAAGTCCCACATCTGGGCGTGGAAACTCAGCTAATGAGAAAAGTGGAGACAAATTGAATTGTATGGACAGTGGTGCAGACTCCTCTTTCAAGCCCAGAGATCATGATGATCTGACAGATCACCCTGATCCACTTGGATGCAAGAATACAAAAGTTAATTCTGTAGAGGATAATAGAAATTCAGGTGGTGAACATCAAAACACATATCAGGCAGCGTCGTTACCGTTACCGACGAATAACAAGTGTCAAGTGCATGGTGGTAATAGAAATGTCATAGATTACGTGGCGCTAgaaagagaagatgaagagatcAGGCCCCAACAGGATTGTAGGGTTAGCACTGAGTTGCAACAGAGAATCATCACTGCGAATGTAACACAGCCTTCCAGTCTGGAAAATGGTGTTGCGGACAAAGTCACACTGCATTCATCAAACATGGGTGTGTTGCCCGAACGAAACAACTGCACGCCATCTGAGCACATTGAAAATGAAAATCAAATGGAATATCAGAGCGAGAAATCAAAGCTATTGGATCCGGCAAAATCTATTCTTGCAAACACTGCTACAGAAGAGGAAATTTCCAATCCTGTTCAAAACTTTGGCAAGAAAAAACCAAGGAAACGAAGAAAACTCATTCTGCTGAATGATGATGACAATGAAGAGAAGAATGTAGATGTGCAGTTGGAAAATGTTAGTCCTCGATCTCTTAAGAATGATGGACCAATGATGAAGCATAGAGTCGCCAATGAGTATCATGTGGAAGCAGCTGCACTGACGGGAGACTTCAGGAATCAAAATCCCAATAATGGTAGACCTGTGAAGAAACAAAGAGGGTACATAAATTTCAACAAAGATGAAGATGCTGTTGTCGGTGCTGCAAATTCAGATTTTGCTCTGGATGATGTTACAAACTATGCTCTAAATGATGGCACAAACATGGCATTAGAAAATGTTGTTGCAAATGATCATTGCCTACAATCTAGAATGATATCAAATTCAGAATCTACTGATCTGTATATTTACTCACAACCTGCTGATGAACCTATTAGGAG TGTAGTCTTGATGGTAAACAGTGACGTGTCTGTTAAGATGGATGTACACTTATCAAATAAAGCATGTCAGAAAGTGTGGGAATTTTCAAAGTCATTGCAACAGGTACTTGAAGTAGAGAAGGTCCCTTCGTTGCAAGTTCGGCCAAAGAGATGGAGGTCTTCAGGACCTACTCATGACTGCATCGGATTGTTTTTCTTCCCACATAGTTTTAG GCCAGACGAAGTATCAAACAAACTCATGAGGGAAATAATAGAGAGTGATAGTGCGTTAAAATCTACAGTTGGTGTTGCTGATCTATTGATCTTCCCCTCTACCATATTGCCAGAACAAAATCACT TGTACCAGGGGAAGCACTACCTTTGGGGAACGTTCGAACGAAGGAAAGACATGTCTGACAAAGGTGTTGTAGCTAGAGAACAAGATGGTTCAACATGTGCTGAAGAGGAATGTAGACAACAAGAACATAAATTTTTCGACCAACAAGATGGTTCAAGGGAACTACAGGAACAACACAAGCCTTCAGACCAAGACACTACTGTTGTGAATCATGTAGAGAGTCAGCAGCTGGTGGTGAAGTTCGATTCTGAGGCACAAATGGAGGCTATGAAGATTCCCATAGTGGGATCAAACAGCTCAATGCATTCTGAACAAACGAACCAGCATGAAGGCATCACCTCTTCACCGGAATTTAATGCCCCAAATGCCGCCCAACCATCTGCTGAGGGTGATCACAGACAATCCTGCTCTGGCTCAGATCCTCCCACCACGAAACTGTTTGGCATCCTCATTGCTGAGACACCAAGAGCTCGGCTATTGTTCCAAGAGATGGCTAGTGAAGGCACACTAGTATTCCCCGTGCAGGAAGAGACTGTGATTGCTGATTATACCAGCACATGCAGCATTGCTGGAATTGGATCTGGACTGAACCCTGACTATCAGCATCTGCTTGAGCGTTCTCAACCCTTTGATTTCATTTCGACAGGCCTCAATGAGCCTCCTCAGGCTGATGTGGTGGCTTCTGATGGCTGTCTGGAGCTGTTCCCCGTTCGGAAGGAGCAGATTGGATGGGCTCCCGGGGCAGAAGCCAGGAGCATGGAAGTAGACCTTGAGCTGAGCCTTTCCGTGCCCTCGCAGCCGACCCCCGTGTTTCAGGTCTAA